The following are encoded together in the Babylonia areolata isolate BAREFJ2019XMU chromosome 30, ASM4173473v1, whole genome shotgun sequence genome:
- the LOC143275678 gene encoding uncharacterized protein LOC143275678, translated as MWTTAILAFVWVGLLPHFGESTIDDFEDTYQQYDIMYHRNYHLLLAIHGDTCYFVNTPVNKESTLDDDSTLLVSRLQATERSLLRHITTNASGEVVPSTLQAVRAKYRDLLADFHCMNKRIFEVNLYHSTATIGNIPSCEGKPPGMHEDPRDCHAFLLCDGSNTFYEMCAPGTAFVESSQTCEHTSLVHTCN; from the exons ATGTGGACCACTGCTATCTTGGCTTTTGTATGGGtg GGGCTGTTACCTCACTTCGGAGAGAGCACAATCGACGACTTCGAAGACACGTACCAACAATATGACATCATGTATCACCGAAACTAT CACCTGTTGCTGGCCATTCACGGGGACACGTGCTACTTCGTGAACACCCCGGTCAACAAGGAATCCACCCTGGACGATGACAGCACTCTCCTGGTGTCACGCCTGCAGGCCACAGag CGCTCTCTACTGAGACACATCACGACGAACGCCAGTGGAGAAGTGGTGCCCAGTACCTTGCAGGCCGTGAGAGCCAAGTACAGGGATCTTCTTGCTGATTTCCACTGCATGAACAAACGCATCTTTGAAGTCAACTTGTACC ATTCCACAGCTACCATCGGTAACATCCCTTCCTGTGAAGGCAAACCCCCTGGAATGCACGAGGACCCTCGGGACTGCCACGCCTTCCTGCTCTGTGACGGTAGCAACACCTTCTATGAGATGTGCGCTCCGGGCACTGCGTTTGTGGAGTCTAGCCAGACGTGCGAACACACCAGCCTCGTTCACACGTGCAACTAA